The stretch of DNA AGAGAGCGTAAAGTTGCGACCAGGCTTCACGAATTTGATAAGACCTTCGAAGCCCATTGGGTTAGTATCGCCGATGAACGTACCATTCAGTTCGTCCAAATAACGGTAGTCGTAAGGTAGTTCTGCCTTGTTTGTGACACGCACAGAACTCGTCTTTCCCTCATACATCACCTGCTTGAACATTGAGAAGAAGTGCTGATGAATCTTGTCCTGACCGAGGTTATAGAACTGGCTGTTCATCATTTCGCCCTTCGCATTATAATAGTCCATCTTCAAAAGATAGACGACAGAAGGGTTGTCAACGCTGTTCTTAACTTTGAACGAAGTCGTAGGACTTGTCACGTGCCAACCCTGACTAGGTGTTGTCTGCCACTCAATCACTTGCGCTGGCGTGGCAGCAGCCTTGAAGTCGGATTGCTTTGGCGTATTGTCAAAGGCAGAAGCATTGTCAAGTGTTCCTTCCTGCAGTGTAAAGACAGCACGAACTGGGTCTTCGTGAAGTTTGTTCTCCTTCTCGTTCTCTGGCTGTTCTGGGTTACAAGCCGCAAACAGTAGGGTCATTACTGCACTGAAGGCAAGTAAAAAACCATTTATAAATCTCTTTGTTTTCATCGTTGTTATGTTTTAATTAAAAGTTCCATGTAATCATACAGCGCACGTCACGTCCCATATCGTGGGCATAGTAACGGCTGCGGTTTGTGTATTCTTTGTACTCACGATTAAAGATATTGTCGCCCATCAGACTGAAACGGAATGACTGTCCCTCGCGCATTGGCACTGAGAAACTGGCTTCAAAACCCATCAGATGATAGGCATCAGGACTGGTGGCAATGAGGTCGGTGGCTGGATTAAAGCGTGTTTGCTTCGCCACGAATCGATGGGTCAGTCCGATTGTTGGTGCGAAAGCCTTGAGGAAAGGCAGCGACCAAGTCAGCGAATGAGTCAGACGGAAGCTCGGGATATATGGGAGATAGGTGTGCGATGGCATCTCACGTGCCCAAATCATTGCTGTAACAAGATGATAATCGAGTGACGAAATAGGGCGGATGTGGGTATCTAAATCTACTCCTTGGAAGAAAGCACGTGTCTGTGTGTATTGGAACACAGGGTAAGCACCCGACACGACGGTAATGTTTCTACCCGTTGGCTGGTCAAAGATATAGTTGTTAATCCACTGGAGATAGCCTGCCAACTCCACATCAACGACCTTACTGGTATATTTCAATGACGTAATCCACTTGTAACTCTGCTCTGAGCGAAGTGTTGAATCGCCTTTCACAAAGATACCAGAACTGAGTTCGTTACCATTGCTATACAATTCGTAAACGTGTGGGGCACGCCAAGCAACACCGAAATGTGAGGTCAGCTTCAGCTGCCTATTGATGTGATAATGACCACCAAGACTATAAGTGAAGTTCGTGAAATCACGCTTTCCGCCATATCTTTTTCCAGTCCAATCATAGCCATCAGCCTTTGTCTGCTGTCCGTCGAAGCGTACTCCAGCCTCCATACCCCATCGGTCGGCAGTGTACTTCTGCAGCCCATAAAGTCCGAAGGCAACCTCCGTATAGTTCGGGATGATAGGTACAACGCCCGTACCACGTTCGTTGTTATTATCGGTGATGAGCATCTGGGCTCCCGCCTCGCTCTTCCAATGATTATAACCCTTGTTCCACACGAGTGAGTTCTGCCATGACTTCAAGTGCAAACTGACCATAGGAATGTCAGAATGGTTCAGACGACGGATACGATTCTCTCGTCGGTTGTCCTGCTGAAAGGTAGATTGAAAGGCAAAATGCCCTAACTTATCGTTATCATAGAAGGCTTTGAGGAACGCAATATGGTGATTGATTTGTTGGAACGGATAGCCTATCTGTCTGCTGAAAGGTGTGAAATCAACAGGACGACCGAGTCGGATTCGCTCTTGCAACAACTGCTCGTTACCCATCTGTGCACTCTGCATCACACCTAACTTCTGTGTAAACAGGTTATATCCAGCCTCCAGACGCCATGCATCACGGCTGTAGCCTAAGGCTAAAGCCAGGTCGTTCTCACGCATACCGGTGTTGTTGAGCAGATAATGGGCTGTACTTCTGTCGCCACCATTCTCAGTGTTCAGATGTAAGCGCCACGCCCAGTTGCCATGCCACTTGAAACTACTTTCAAGATAACCTGACGCACCAAAGCGTCTGCCATTCGTGCCATAAAGGGCAGAAACCATACCATGAAGCCCCCGCACGTCATAAGGCAGGGGTGCAGGCTGCATCAGAATGATACCGCCAAGGGCTTCAGAGCCATACTTTACGGCATCGGCTCCTTTCACCACTTCGATGTTACTATAACTATTTTTATCGACCTCAGGGGCATGATCGGCACCCCATTGCTGCCCCGTAAGTCGTGCGCCATTGCTCACCAGAAGAATACGATTGCCATACATTCCATGTATCACAGGCTTTGAGACAATCGTTCCGGTCTGGATAGAACTCATACCACTGACACCCTCGAGCAGTGAACCTAATGAGCGTCCCATCGCATTGGTAATGGCTGTTTGATTGAGTTGAGTACCTATCTGGTTCGCACCCATCGTTTGACGATGCGTGGAAACGACAACTTCATTTAGACAAATGGAATCATGAGTAGGCTTAGTGGTATGCTCATTCTGTGCTGCTGATGGCATACACCAACACAACAATGCGCATAAAACACCTGCCCACTGATGCCTGTCTAATCTTAAATTAAGCATCATAGACTGAATATTAAATGTCAATTGATGGCTCTTCGACCCTATCAGCGACCGAAAAACCTACGAAAGTTTCGCATATAGAATGACATGTACACGCCTGCGCACACCTATCCTATATATTGTAAAAATAATAATTAGCCCACTGTCGGAGGCGAATGGCTATTGATAGATACAATAGTCTGATAGACAGTTTGTTCTGTAAATATATGTTTTGCAACCCAAGTGATTGTTACAACAGGTACGAAGACTGTCGCCTTGGCAGCAGTCGTCTTGTGCATAGCAAAATCACAAATGCTACAAACCTTACTTACCGAAGCAACATGACTCTTAGATGCCTTTTCTGGGCTGAGCGATGACGTGCTGTGATAGTGGAAATCTTTAAGCAAAAGCATCGATGTGAACACTAACATAAGTGCCCACGCATAAATGATTTTTATCGTTATCTTCTGCTTCATCACGTTCAAAATGAGGCATGTGAACATCGCCTTCTACATGCCATAAAAAATTCTAAGTGCGAAAATACGAAAAAAAAATGCAGGTTCGCTGATTTAGGCAATTTATTTTCGGGATTTTAGGCAATGTTAACATTACGATTGAATGATGTAACTATTCAGCAGTATTGCCCAGCCTGTATTCTCTCCTCTGAGATCTTCATACAAGAACCATAAAGATATTCATTATTCTTGCGTTATTTCGTATTTTTTTTATACCTTTGCATCTCATTTCGTTCTAAAAAACAGCTTGCGGCTTAAAAAGCAACCCTGAAAAGAATAACAATGCGATATGAAAATATAGGACAACTTGCGGTTGTCCGACAAACATTAAAAAGTACTACCAAATTTTAATACAGTGAGATTTTATGTTTAAAAAAGACAAGCAAACGTGCCTATTATCGGCAAATCGAGGCAAAAAGTATGTTGCCCCTTATACAAGTGTTATATCTGTTGAATTATCAGTCCTTTTAGCTGGCTCCGGACCAGAAGCGACTATTGAGGACATTAATTACGGGGGAGACCTTACCCAAGATACTGACGACCAGTAGGCATCCTTTCCCGAATAAACAAACATGTGTCAAATATCTATACCCTTATACGGGTTTTAATAACGAAACAAGAATACAGAAACATCTTAATAAAAATGTCTATTAAAGTTTTTTCAACGGCTATTTTAGCCTCACTGCTATTCGTGTCGTGTAGCGAGACTAGCACAGACTACGAATCCAAGACAACAACCACTACATCTGCAAATGAATTGAAGACTTACGAAGTGGCTATAGAAGCACAAGCCAATGAGCCTACCAACGAACCTGATACAAGGGCAGCTATGCCATTCAAGGTTACAGAAGAGAATCTCAGCGGCAAGACCGTTCTGTATCCGAAACTGAACATCACACAAAAAACGATGCCTTCGCTGGTTGTGCTCTACAATAAGAGAAATGGTGCCAAGGAAGTCGTCGAGGCAAACTGGAGCGTTATTAAGGAAGGTACAAGCATAAAGTTTAACCTCAACAAGCTGAATCTTACAAGCAACCTAGCTAACGGCGAATGGTACATTATGTCATTTATGGGTGGTGAAAAGAATGGCAACAAGCTGTCTGTGAACACTCAGACCACCATTGACCTGATGGAGAAGAACCAGGAGTTCACTGCATCCTGTCCTTTCGCTACCAACTGGCGTCGCATTGTCAAGACTGGCAACAAGCTGAAGCTCAGCAACGAAAGCAAGAAGATGGTATTCAAGCCACAGGGCGTATTCCTCGCTCTGTCACTAGAGAGCCGTATGACCCTTCCTACAAAGATGAGTCGTAACATCACTATGGAAAGTAATGCTTTCTGCGCTTCTGGTGACTATAACTTCAACAGCGTAGGAACTAACGTTTCTGACGATGCTGACCTGGCAGCTTCTTACTGGGAGCCAAACAGTGCGAATGCTATCAGCCGCAGCTCAAGTATTTACGAGAAGTATAACGCAAAGCACTATACTACCAACATCACGCTCAAGTATGATGGGGCTAAGAACGACGGAACACTGCGTAATGGACAGAGTGACCTCAACAGTCACATCTACTTCAACAGCTATAACAAATCAACGGGTACTAACACTCCAAACACCAGGACAAACCGTAGCTTCCTCCTGTGCCTGATGCCTGTTGACTATAAGAAGACTAGTAATTATGGTGGTATCGTAAATGAGACCCTGCTCTTCGGAGATGTTGAAGTGGCGGATGCAAACAGAACCAACTACACATACGATAAGAACACATACAAGACTGACCCAAGCACCTGGCGTCCTTATATGGGTCGTAGATATCTCTTGGCCAGCTTCAGTGATGCCCTCAAAACGGGTTCAAGCTATAACATGACACTGAGAATCATCCGTCCTACACTGTTTATTGAACGCTTATGGGCTTACAGACAAGGTAATGAACTGGAGAAGAAACAAGAAGGAGAAGCTGGGCAAATTGCCGAGGGTAAAAAGGTTGACAACCACTACCCTTCTCTGAACAACGGGAAATATAGATTAACAAAATTCTCAGAGTTTACTCCTATCTTCAATAACCCGAAGCTTCAGCTCGATGATGGCAAAGGATTTAACGGAAGTAATGCTATGGATATTGGACCAGAATATGGATATATATTAACGATGGGAAATAATCTCGCTTTTGCAGACCTAAATGGAAAGCAAAAGAAGTTTGACAACTGGTTCTGTACAGAACGAGGAAAGCGAGTTTTATATGGTATAATGTGCTTCAAGCCATTTGGTAACCGTGACGCAACCTCTACAGACAACTACAAAGTGGCTGTCAGAATGACCTTCCCATCTTCTAAAGCTACATCGGGTGTTGCAAAAATAGAAACTTATTATTTGGGTCCAAACTATAACCTCTCTCTCAATGTAGCAGGTTATTACTTGTGTCACAATGAGTTCTGGAAGAGGCTGGACAGCAGGGATATCATCACACGAGAGTTCCCACTGGACACTTACTGGCTTACCACTAACTATATGATACAGTCAAATGAGCCAAGACCACGCATTACCAAGTTTACCACTGATGGCGTCTCACAAGATAAGCTAACTGTTGGCCGAGGACGCCCTACACACTATTTCATCCCTTGGCTGAAAAGTCCAGCTTGGTAAGAAAAATATTAGAATAAAAAAGCGACTCAAAGAGTCGCTTTTTTTGTTTCCTGCCAACACTTCCCTTCCTGCTTCCGCAAACAGTTTACCAACCGCCAGTAACCGCTTGCGGAATATAGAATAGATCTACGCCATCACTCCATTTCCCGGAAGAACCCAAGAAAAGACCATTCCTTTACTCAATACCAAGTATAGAAATGGTCATTCTTTGGCTCTATAACGAATCGAGTGAGTTGTGTGTTGCTATTCCACCGGTTTGGTGCGGGTGCTTAGCACATTTGGTGCGGAGGGTATGCACCACATGTGCGAAGAGATAACACCATTGCTGTATATGCAAGAGCAGGGATTTAATGTGCGTTAAGCATATTAAAACTAAGGTCAATCTGGCGTTTTATTTAGTTCGAGGCTATACTTTTTGACAATATTTTTAGGCTCAATAACGAATTACCCACACGATTCGTTATAGAGCCCTTTCTTATTGGATTGTTTCAAACGATAAGATTACCAAAATGGTATTTGCCTTCTGACACACCTTCTTACTTCAAAATTTGCAGTGGTTAAGAACAACAATCAACTCGTTTACTAGTCAACTAACAGAAGGGAAGAGCCGCTTTTTAGATTTTGATTGTTCATTATTATCTTGATTTGTCATATAATTAAAAAATTTTCAATCATCCCCGCAACTTTTCCCATTGTGCTTTGCGATTATCTGTTTTATTTATTATCTTTGCGGTACATTTCATAAAAACGAGTTCTAAGACGATATATGGCTAAGATAAAGACAATTGGAGTTCTGACCTCTGGTGGTGACGCCCCAGGAATGAATGCAGCGATACGCGCTGTGACCAGGTCAGGTATCTATAATGGATTTAAAATCAAAGGAATCTATCGTGGTTATGAAGGATTGATAACAGGTGACATCAAACCTTTTACAACTGAGAATGTCAGTGGCATTATCGGTCTGGGCGGCACGATTCTCAAGACGGCACGCTCAATGGGTTTCAAAACCCTAGAAGGACGCCAGCAAGCATACGATAACCTTGTGAAGGAAGGCATTGACGCACTGGTTGTCATTGGCGGTAATGGTTCGTTGACGGGTGCGATGAAGTTTGCACAGGAGTTCGACCTCTGCTGCATTGGCTTGCCAGGCACGATTGACAACGACCTTTATGGCACGGATGATACCATCGGTTATGACACGACGATGAACACAATTGTTGAGTGCGTTGACCGCATTCGTGACACTGCACAGAGCCATGAACGCATCTTCTTCGTGGAGGTGATGGGACGCGATGCCGGTTTCCTTGCACAGAACTCAGCGATTGCGGGTGGTGCAGAGGCAGCTATTATCCCAGAGGACTCAACCAATGTTGACCAGTTGGCACGTTTCATGGAACGCGGTATTCGCAAGTCAAAGAGAAGCTGTATTGTGATTGTTTCTGAGAGCCCTAAGTGCGGTGCGATGTATTATGCTGATCGTGTGCGCAAGGAGTTCCCTGACTACGATGTACGCGTCTCTATCCTCGGTCACTTGCAGCGTGGCGGTCGTCCGTCAGCACGCGACAGAATCCTGGCGAGCCGTACGGGCGTTGGTGCCATCGAGGCTATCCTCCAAGGTCAGCGCAATGTCATGATTGGCGTGAGAAACAACGAGGTGGTTTATGTACCACTGTCTGAGGCCAT from Prevotella scopos JCM 17725 encodes:
- a CDS encoding TonB-dependent receptor codes for the protein MMLNLRLDRHQWAGVLCALLCWCMPSAAQNEHTTKPTHDSICLNEVVVSTHRQTMGANQIGTQLNQTAITNAMGRSLGSLLEGVSGMSSIQTGTIVSKPVIHGMYGNRILLVSNGARLTGQQWGADHAPEVDKNSYSNIEVVKGADAVKYGSEALGGIILMQPAPLPYDVRGLHGMVSALYGTNGRRFGASGYLESSFKWHGNWAWRLHLNTENGGDRSTAHYLLNNTGMRENDLALALGYSRDAWRLEAGYNLFTQKLGVMQSAQMGNEQLLQERIRLGRPVDFTPFSRQIGYPFQQINHHIAFLKAFYDNDKLGHFAFQSTFQQDNRRENRIRRLNHSDIPMVSLHLKSWQNSLVWNKGYNHWKSEAGAQMLITDNNNERGTGVVPIIPNYTEVAFGLYGLQKYTADRWGMEAGVRFDGQQTKADGYDWTGKRYGGKRDFTNFTYSLGGHYHINRQLKLTSHFGVAWRAPHVYELYSNGNELSSGIFVKGDSTLRSEQSYKWITSLKYTSKVVDVELAGYLQWINNYIFDQPTGRNITVVSGAYPVFQYTQTRAFFQGVDLDTHIRPISSLDYHLVTAMIWAREMPSHTYLPYIPSFRLTHSLTWSLPFLKAFAPTIGLTHRFVAKQTRFNPATDLIATSPDAYHLMGFEASFSVPMREGQSFRFSLMGDNIFNREYKEYTNRSRYYAHDMGRDVRCMITWNF
- the pfkA gene encoding 6-phosphofructokinase, with product MAKIKTIGVLTSGGDAPGMNAAIRAVTRSGIYNGFKIKGIYRGYEGLITGDIKPFTTENVSGIIGLGGTILKTARSMGFKTLEGRQQAYDNLVKEGIDALVVIGGNGSLTGAMKFAQEFDLCCIGLPGTIDNDLYGTDDTIGYDTTMNTIVECVDRIRDTAQSHERIFFVEVMGRDAGFLAQNSAIAGGAEAAIIPEDSTNVDQLARFMERGIRKSKRSCIVIVSESPKCGAMYYADRVRKEFPDYDVRVSILGHLQRGGRPSARDRILASRTGVGAIEAILQGQRNVMIGVRNNEVVYVPLSEAIRSDKPLAKELIKVLDELSI